A genomic stretch from Hemitrygon akajei chromosome 10, sHemAka1.3, whole genome shotgun sequence includes:
- the LOC140734553 gene encoding probable G-protein coupled receptor 174, with protein sequence MPSNMNSTCGEEEKWNSELSLYAVFYGIIVIPGILGNSVALWVLIGNIRREKKAIIFMINLAIADLAHMLTLPLRVFYYITHSWPFGKFMCLFCFYLKFVNMYASILFLVCISVQRCVFLISPFKYSTWKRRYDVAISITGWLIVIVMCLPFPIMRTTESFNSSRCFADLPTKQVMLQSSIFMLTAAELLGFLGPLIIIVVCTWKTTESLRVKSTLTNNQGGKKALNLLLMCAVVFLVCFAPYHVLFLLNQLRKMNAITDCSMRMNILILHSLSLCLASMNACLDPIIYYFVTNEFREQLSRTGSFLLRSRHWSRESTTSR encoded by the coding sequence ATGCCATCGAACATGAACTCTACCTGCGGAGAAGAAGAAAAATGGAATAGCGAGCTGTCTCTTTATGCAGTTTTTTATGGAATAATTGTCATTCCTGGGATCTTGGGTAACAGTGTGGCTTTGTGGGTCTTAATTGGGAACATCAGAAGGGAGAAGAAGGCAATAATATTCATGATAAACCTAGCCATAGCTGATCTGGCACACATGTTGACCTTGCCCTTGAGGGTCTTCTACTATATAACTCACAGCTGGCCTTTTGGAAAATTTATGTGCTTATTCTGCTTTTATCTAAAGTTTGTCAACATGTATGCCAGCATCTTATTTTTAGTTTGCATCAGCGTTCAGCGCTGTGTTTTCTTAATCAGTccttttaaatacagcacctggAAACGCAGGTACGATGTGGCCATCAGCATTACCGGTTGGTTAATTGTCATTGTGATGTGCCTGCCATTCCCCATCATGCGGACCACCGAATCATTCAACAGCTCACGCTGTTTTGCGGATCTTCCCACGAAGCAGGTCATGCTGCAATCTTCCATATTCATGCTTACAGCAGCAGAATTACTGGGATTTTTAGGGCCTCTAATCATCATCGTTGTCTGCACTTGGAAAACTACAGAGTCTTTAAGGGTGAAGTCAACGCTGACCAATAACCAAGGTGGAAAGAAGGCTTTAAATTTACTGCTGATGTGTGCAGTGGTGTTCCTGGTTTGCTTTGCTCCCTATCATGTACTCTTCCTGCTCAACCAGCTCAGAAAGATGAATGCCATCACAGATTGTTCGATGAGGATGAATATCTTGATTCTGCATTCGTTGTCGTTGTGTTTGGCAAGCATGAATGCCTGTTTAGATCCAATCATCTATTACTTTGTCACAAATGAATTTCGCGAGCAGTTGTCACGCACAGGTAGCTTCCTTCTGCGAAGTCGCCACTGGAGCAGAGAAAGCACCACCAGTCGGTAA